Proteins co-encoded in one bacterium genomic window:
- a CDS encoding GH32 C-terminal domain-containing protein, whose amino-acid sequence MMPTAIGQTDKRRRDATLSPFEDALLQWQFEDLKGRTRNGQVSVEPVGNLDLTLGSAVFKNGSLVTQEGLDAIVAAEAEQFSFAVRLTLPKDIGECTILSAGTDATDRLLRLSVGDGVSPLNVIVEWGTELELYFLQVPFNLLQDHDAHDIVVRYTGNRLDLYVDGQLLHHHGTASGRLRRPAGPLVIGGEWQDGKAIHRFSGKIVHAVFWDRSITDEEIVWLSGGSETVLQRAKDIAQRQAEMEDALAARAARDPQRPAFHFLPRALWMNDPNGMFYWKGEFHLFYQHNPNGPYWGTMHWGHAVSEDLVFWRHLPIALAPSPDGPDRDGCFSGCTIEHDGRPALLYTGVYPECQCLVYADECLREFKKADQNPVVPAPPKGIAACGFRDPWVWKEDDGHYYMIVGSGVEDQGGFLPLYRSQDLLEWEYLHSLLTGSEGLSHTVWECPSFFPLGDRWVLLISHEPYGNVQYFVGRYEDHHFFPETHGEIDAKGSFYAPHVQLDGKGRRVMMAWSPEARSDRSQWKAGWASVQTLPRVLTLGDDGELQIEPIPELRVLRGDEWSCDDLSVPDGGANLLPEVKGDMLEIEAEIDLRDVREVGFRLRQSPDREEETIIFFDQGEKALIVNQERSSRNPETDRNNKKVPVVLKDGETLRLRIFVDRSIMEIYANYRACLTTRVYPERDDSVGVDMYAAGGTAVVKALRVWKMKSIWTNIS is encoded by the coding sequence ATGATGCCAACCGCAATTGGACAAACAGATAAGAGGCGGCGCGACGCGACGCTCAGCCCTTTTGAGGATGCCCTGCTGCAATGGCAGTTTGAGGATCTGAAAGGCCGCACTCGAAATGGACAGGTTTCAGTCGAGCCCGTTGGCAATCTGGATCTCACGCTGGGCTCCGCAGTCTTCAAGAACGGCAGCCTCGTGACACAGGAAGGCCTCGATGCGATCGTCGCGGCAGAGGCGGAGCAGTTCTCCTTTGCCGTTCGGCTGACACTGCCCAAGGACATTGGGGAGTGCACAATTTTGTCTGCAGGAACCGATGCGACGGACCGACTGTTGCGCCTCTCCGTGGGCGATGGTGTCTCACCGCTCAACGTGATCGTCGAATGGGGAACGGAGTTGGAGCTATACTTCCTGCAGGTTCCATTCAATCTGCTCCAGGACCACGACGCGCACGATATCGTAGTGCGCTACACCGGCAATCGTTTGGACCTTTACGTGGACGGTCAATTGTTGCACCATCATGGCACCGCTTCGGGGCGTTTGCGCCGGCCAGCGGGACCGTTGGTAATTGGTGGTGAGTGGCAGGATGGCAAGGCCATACATCGTTTCTCCGGCAAGATCGTCCATGCGGTGTTCTGGGATCGTTCCATTACGGACGAGGAAATCGTCTGGCTCTCTGGAGGCTCGGAAACTGTGCTCCAACGCGCAAAGGACATTGCTCAAAGGCAGGCCGAAATGGAAGACGCGCTGGCGGCTCGTGCAGCGAGAGATCCACAGCGCCCGGCCTTCCATTTCCTTCCCCGTGCCCTGTGGATGAACGATCCGAACGGGATGTTCTACTGGAAGGGCGAGTTTCATCTCTTCTACCAGCACAATCCAAACGGCCCCTACTGGGGAACGATGCACTGGGGACATGCCGTATCGGAGGACCTTGTTTTTTGGCGCCATCTGCCCATCGCATTGGCTCCATCACCGGACGGGCCGGACCGGGATGGATGTTTCTCTGGATGCACGATTGAACACGACGGCCGACCGGCGTTGCTCTACACCGGCGTGTATCCCGAGTGCCAATGTCTGGTCTATGCCGATGAGTGTTTGCGTGAATTCAAGAAGGCAGATCAAAATCCTGTAGTCCCCGCACCACCGAAAGGCATCGCTGCCTGCGGATTCCGCGATCCCTGGGTGTGGAAGGAAGACGATGGACACTACTACATGATCGTCGGTTCAGGCGTCGAGGATCAGGGCGGCTTTCTGCCACTCTACCGGTCGCAAGATCTGCTTGAGTGGGAGTATTTGCATTCCCTCTTAACCGGCAGCGAGGGGCTGAGCCACACGGTTTGGGAATGCCCATCGTTCTTCCCGCTGGGCGATCGCTGGGTACTGCTGATCTCGCATGAGCCCTACGGCAATGTGCAGTACTTCGTCGGGCGATACGAGGACCATCATTTCTTCCCGGAAACACACGGCGAGATCGACGCGAAGGGAAGTTTTTACGCGCCGCACGTGCAACTGGATGGAAAAGGTCGTCGCGTGATGATGGCGTGGAGTCCAGAGGCCCGCAGCGATCGCTCTCAGTGGAAGGCGGGCTGGGCAAGCGTACAGACGCTTCCGCGCGTATTGACGCTGGGCGACGATGGCGAGCTACAGATCGAGCCCATTCCAGAACTGCGAGTATTGCGCGGTGATGAGTGGTCCTGTGATGACCTCTCCGTTCCGGATGGGGGGGCTAACCTGTTGCCGGAAGTCAAAGGCGACATGTTGGAGATCGAGGCGGAAATAGATTTGCGTGACGTGCGCGAGGTTGGCTTCCGCCTGCGCCAATCGCCCGATCGCGAGGAAGAAACTATCATCTTCTTTGACCAGGGTGAGAAAGCCCTCATCGTGAATCAGGAACGTTCCAGCCGAAACCCCGAGACGGACCGCAATAACAAGAAGGTTCCCGTAGTTTTGAAGGATGGAGAGACGTTGAGGCTTCGCATATTCGTGGATCGATCGATTATGGAGATCTACGCGAATTATCGCGCTTGTCTTACGACGCGCGTCTATCCGGAGCGGGACGACTCGGTGGGTGTGGACATGTATGCGGCCGGAGGAACAGCCGTGGTTAAGGCCCTTCGCGTTTGGAAAATGAAATCCATATGGACCAACATCTCATGA